The Methanococcus voltae PS genomic interval TTGCAATACCGCCTAAAAAAGTGAGCACTGCGAATAATAAAGATGTTCAAAATATTTATAATACGATAGATGAAAATGAAAGATTTACATTTTCGAAATTATCTAGAAGTAAAGATATAACCGTACCGGTAAATGGTAATGACTTTTTTAATAAACATTTTGCAGTAGTTGGCTCAACAGGTTCTGGTAAGTCCCACACTGTTGCAAAAATACTTCAAAAAGCCATTGAATTAAAAGAAAAAGGCAATAAAAAATTAAACAATTCTCATATTTTATTATTTGATATACATTCAGAATATCGTTCTGCATTTCCAAAGTGTAATTATTTAGATATTTCCAAAATATCATTACCTTACTGGCTTATGAATTCTGATGAATTAGAATCGATATTTATAGACAATAGTGAAAATGCATATAATCAAATTGCACAATTTAGGCGAGCAATATTAAAAAACAAGAAAAAATATAATCCTGAACTCAAAGATATTATCACATACGATACACCAGTTTATTTTAGTATGTCTGAAGTTAAAAATTATATATATAATAAAAATCGTGAAGTTATTAGTCATGCAAATGGTGAATTTAAGCCAAAATTAAAAGATAATGGTCAATGCGATCCTTCGGATATCCTTATTGAGGATGACTCGAGATATTTTGAAAAAGAATTTGAGTTCGTAGAAACTAGCACTAGCAAAGGTAGTAAAGCAGTTACAGGGCCTTATTTTAGGAATTTTGAAAAATTTTTATCTAGGTTAGATATTAAAGTAAAGGATAAAAGATTAGATTTTATATTATCCTCAACAAAAAATGGAAAAGTATTACAAACTGAAAACTTGGTTGAATTATTTAAAGATTTTTTAGGATATAATCCAGATAATAAATCAAATATTACAGTAATCGACTTAAGTGGAGTTCCTTTTGAGGTATTATCCATAACAGTTTCAATAATATCCCGGTTAGCTTTTGATTATAGATACCACTGTAAAAAATTATCAGATGCTGATGCCAACGAAATTGAACATTATAATACTCCATTATTATTAGTTTACGAAGAAGCGCATAAATATATCCCGAAAAATTCTAGTGCATTATATAATTCTTGCAAAAATGCAATAGAAAGAATTGCAAAAGAAGGGCGGAAGTATGGAGTGACCTTGGCATTAGTTAGCCAAAGACCTTCAGAAATTGATGAAACAGTATTTTCGCAATGTAATAATTATATCTGTATGCGATTAACTAATCCCAGCGATCAAAGTTATGTTAAAAATTTATTACCTGATATCCTAACTTCAATAACTTCAACTTTACCAATACTTAAATCAGGCGAAGCTTTGCTAATTGGTGATGCTGCTGTACTCCCATCTATTGTTATGATCGAACCGTGTAGTGAAGCCCCTCAATCGATGGATATAAAATATATCCAAGAGTGGAAAAAAGATTGGGTTGACGTATTATTTGAAAACATTATTCAAAATATAAAAAAATAACTTAATTTAATAATTTTTTTTATACGATTTATTTAAAATTATTTAGTATCTTAATGTATTTTATCTTATTGAGGGGGATTATGAAGTTAAATCCAAACGTCAAAAAAAATATTTCGGGATTTGCAGAAAATATAAAGAAAAAATCCGAAGAAAGTTCTTTAAATTCAAAAGATAATTTTTCTGATTATGAATTTTCAGGAGATGCGGAATATACGCAAGCAATGAAATTAAAATCAGATTTACTTAAAAAATATGGGGGAAAGGAATTAGGCGAGGTTTTTGATGGTCAAGAAGTTAAGTCAAAAGAAGGTACTACGTACTGTATTGAAGATAGTTTTAAATGCAAAATAAAAAAACAAGATGTTGAAAATGCAAAAAGGACAATATTATCTGATTTTACTGTAATTAAAGGAATTGCTGAAGCTACGGAATTTAAATTAAAAAATCAAGGTTATGATACACTATATGATTTACAAAATCATGAAAAATTTGGTCATGGCGCAAAAAAGCTAGTAACTTGTATCGAAAAAGAAGGAATATTTGGATTTTTAAACAATCTGCCCAATAATTATTCTAAATCAAGCCCCAATATACTAAGAGCTTCAAAATTTCATGAATTAGATGATTTTATTGTATATGATATTGAAACCATGGGATTAAGTAACGTCCCAATATTTCTTTTTGGAATGTCATATATTACAGAAGACGAAATACATACAAAACAATTTTTTGCACGGAACATTTCGGAAGAAGCTGCTTCTCTGTACCGAACAGTACAAGAAATTAACCAAAAAAACATTTTAGTTACCTTTAATGGAAAAACTTTTGATGTACCCCGAACTAGGGATAGATTAAATTATTATGAATTAAAAAGACCCGAACCTATACAAATGCATTATGACTTGCGCTATTTTTCAAAAAGAGCATGGGGTAATAAACTTGAAAATTGTAAGTTACAAACGGTTGAAAAAGAACTGTTAAACGAGTATAGAAAAGATGACGTACCAAGTTATTTGGTACCCGATTTTTACAAAACATATGATGAATCAAAGAATATTGGTCCAATTGTACCAGTTATAACCCACAATAAAATAGATGTAGTAACATCTGCTAAAATACTTAATTTACTTTGGAACGAGTGGTAATGTGGAAATTAGTAAAATTACAGAGTTTATAATGAGTTTAAACAGTCAAAATCAATCCGATGTAAAAGAGTCAAAATCAATCAATCATTCTAATAATATATCTACTATAAAAAAAATTCCTTCAGAAATGCCTGAATATTATGAAAAAGATTTAAATCTACCCGAAACTCTTCATGAATATCTTGAAGATAATAAACTTAAATTATACACTCACCAAAGTCAGGTATTGGAAAACATACGAAATTCTAATAATGTATTGCTAACCACAAGTACGGCCTCAGGTAAAACTTTAGCATTTAATTTGCCAGTATTTGAAACTTTAATAAATGATAAAGATGCGACTGCATTATATATTTACCCCACAAAAGCTTTAACCAATGACCAAATTCATAATCTAAAAAAAATGGATAGAGATTTAAACTTAGGTATTAATCCGGGAGTATATGATGGAGATACGCCACAATGGGCTAGGAAAAATATTCGAGAAAATAGCCGAATCGTATTAACAAACCCCTACGAATTACATCAAATACTCCAATATCATTCTAAATGGAAAAACTTTTGGAAAAATTTAAAATATATTGTAATTGATGAAGCCCACAGTTATAGGGGTATTTTTGGATCTAATGTAGCCTATTTGATAAGAAGAATGAAAAGAATTTACGAATATTACAATTCTAACCCATTGTATATATTAGCTTCAGCTACTTTGGCAAATTCAAAAGAATTTTCTAAAAATTTAATCGGTGAAGAATTTACGATTATAGATAGCGATGGCTCTCGAAAAAATAGACGATTCTTTATACTATACAATATCCTTAATGAAGATATTCAAGATGATTCTTATAGCTCTGCAATAATAAGTTTATTTAAAAAACACTTCTACAACGATTTAAAAACCATTGGTTTTGTAAAATCTCGAAAAATGGCAGAACTTTATACTCTCTGGGTAAAAGAATCTTTGAAAACTATTGAAGATAAAAATAAAATATCTGTTTATCGAGCCGGTATAGCCGTTCAAAAACGTAAGGAAATAGAAAATGCGTTTAAAACAGGTGATTTAAAAGCTGTAATTTCTACAAATGCATTGGAAGTTGGAATAGATGTCGGTTCTTTAGATTCAGTAATAATGTGCGGATATCCAGGAACTTTAATGTCATTTTGGCAACAAGCAGGAAGAGCGGGGAGAGCGGGGAATGACTCTTCAATAACATTAATTGCAAATGAATATCCATTAGACCAATATGTGGTTACCCATCCAGAAATTTTATTTAATAAATCCACAGAGAATGCAGTAATTAATTTAGAAAATCCTTATATTATTATGGGTCATATTTTATGTGCGGCATCAGAAATACCTTTAAAAACTGAAGAAATAAACAAATATTTCATGGAAGGTTTGGATGAATTTATCGAATATTTATCTGAAGCAGAGCTTTTGCAAAAAACAGCTAAGGGCTGGGTTTATAAAAATACAGTAAGTGCTTCAGAAATAGTTAGTTTAAATTCTATCTTTTCAAATGATTTTATGATAATAGATGAAAATGGAAAATATATTGAATCTTTGGATAAAGAGCGTGCTTTTGGAGAAGCACATACTGGTGCAATATATATAAGTAATTCAGAACAGTATTATATAAGAAAATTGAATTTAAATACCAAAGAAGCAAATGCTATTAAAACAAACGTAGATTATTATACAAAAGCAAGTGCGAGCATATCCGTGGATATTGTTGAAGAATTGGCTAAAAAAGATTATGGTTGTTTTTCAGTACATTACGGGGAAGTAAATGTAATAAAAAGTTATTATATGTATGAAACATTAAAATACGGTACAAAAATAAATATGAAACCATTAGATCTTCCCCCTTTGAGTTTCCAAACTACTGCAATATGGTATAGTTTTAAACCAGAATTTTTTAGAGAGTTGAGTAGTTTCCCATTAGTAGAAATAATTGAAGGACTTCATGGGGTGGAACATGCCATGATTAATATATTTCCAATACATATCTTATGTGACACCAAAGATATTGGAGGATGCTCAATAGCTAATGAAAGTCTTGAGGAATGCCAATTCTTTATATATGATGGTTTTGAGGGCGGTATTGGGTTAGCTGAAAAAGCATTTAAAATACCTGAAAAAATAGCTAAAACAGCATATGAATTAGTTAGGGATTGTAAATGTGATAATGTTTCAGGTTGTCCATCTTGTATTTACTCCCCAAGTTGTGGTTCAGGCAATAATAATTTAAATAAAAAATATTCAAAGGAAATTCTTGAAAAAATAAATGGAATATTTAATAAAATGAATGAATAAGTTTATTTTCAATAAATTTTTATTTTTGATTCCAATTTATTATATTTAACTCTTTTTATATGACTTAATTAGAAATTGTTTAATAATTATAAGTATACAATTTTATTATTTTATTATTAATATAAAACAACTATTACTTTTAATTTTGGTGATTATTATTGAATAGTTTCACAAAATATTTAGGCATTTATTCCTCAATTTCTTACATAATTTGTTATATGACTACATATGGGGAACTTCCTAAAGATATATTATTAAATAATAATTTTTTGATATATTTTATAATGGTTTTGCTAACTTATAAAATTTTAATGGACAATAGGTCTCCAATATTATATTTTTTGTATATGAAATCTTCAGATGCGTTATATAATTATCAAAAGTTATTAGTTGAAAAATATGGCCTTAATAAATCACAGTACGATGAAAAATGGATATATGCATATCTTTCACAATACTGCTTAACTCAGGTTAATGAAATAGATGATTCTTTAAGAAACTGTAGTTATCCTAAATTTTGTGATTTAACAACATCAATAATAATTTTCATATTGTTTCAATATTTTCATAATATATTAAATTGGCAATTAAAAATAATGGGATTTTTAATTATTATTTTATGGATACTTGCATATTTGGATATAAAACATTCGTATAACAATA includes:
- a CDS encoding ATP-binding protein encodes the protein MYGELEAEVIAVYPNKILIEIKNLKSPNEANKSLKIGSYLKIYDHNDYCIIAIIENYVIKNNLDNSQCLDEVYGNENEGSVPFGSQEYIIEAFPLGCLDSEGIFSRGTSDIAIPPKKVSTANNKDVQNIYNTIDENERFTFSKLSRSKDITVPVNGNDFFNKHFAVVGSTGSGKSHTVAKILQKAIELKEKGNKKLNNSHILLFDIHSEYRSAFPKCNYLDISKISLPYWLMNSDELESIFIDNSENAYNQIAQFRRAILKNKKKYNPELKDIITYDTPVYFSMSEVKNYIYNKNREVISHANGEFKPKLKDNGQCDPSDILIEDDSRYFEKEFEFVETSTSKGSKAVTGPYFRNFEKFLSRLDIKVKDKRLDFILSSTKNGKVLQTENLVELFKDFLGYNPDNKSNITVIDLSGVPFEVLSITVSIISRLAFDYRYHCKKLSDADANEIEHYNTPLLLVYEEAHKYIPKNSSALYNSCKNAIERIAKEGRKYGVTLALVSQRPSEIDETVFSQCNNYICMRLTNPSDQSYVKNLLPDILTSITSTLPILKSGEALLIGDAAVLPSIVMIEPCSEAPQSMDIKYIQEWKKDWVDVLFENIIQNIKK
- a CDS encoding ribonuclease H-like domain-containing protein is translated as MKLNPNVKKNISGFAENIKKKSEESSLNSKDNFSDYEFSGDAEYTQAMKLKSDLLKKYGGKELGEVFDGQEVKSKEGTTYCIEDSFKCKIKKQDVENAKRTILSDFTVIKGIAEATEFKLKNQGYDTLYDLQNHEKFGHGAKKLVTCIEKEGIFGFLNNLPNNYSKSSPNILRASKFHELDDFIVYDIETMGLSNVPIFLFGMSYITEDEIHTKQFFARNISEEAASLYRTVQEINQKNILVTFNGKTFDVPRTRDRLNYYELKRPEPIQMHYDLRYFSKRAWGNKLENCKLQTVEKELLNEYRKDDVPSYLVPDFYKTYDESKNIGPIVPVITHNKIDVVTSAKILNLLWNEW
- a CDS encoding DEAD/DEAH box helicase, giving the protein MEISKITEFIMSLNSQNQSDVKESKSINHSNNISTIKKIPSEMPEYYEKDLNLPETLHEYLEDNKLKLYTHQSQVLENIRNSNNVLLTTSTASGKTLAFNLPVFETLINDKDATALYIYPTKALTNDQIHNLKKMDRDLNLGINPGVYDGDTPQWARKNIRENSRIVLTNPYELHQILQYHSKWKNFWKNLKYIVIDEAHSYRGIFGSNVAYLIRRMKRIYEYYNSNPLYILASATLANSKEFSKNLIGEEFTIIDSDGSRKNRRFFILYNILNEDIQDDSYSSAIISLFKKHFYNDLKTIGFVKSRKMAELYTLWVKESLKTIEDKNKISVYRAGIAVQKRKEIENAFKTGDLKAVISTNALEVGIDVGSLDSVIMCGYPGTLMSFWQQAGRAGRAGNDSSITLIANEYPLDQYVVTHPEILFNKSTENAVINLENPYIIMGHILCAASEIPLKTEEINKYFMEGLDEFIEYLSEAELLQKTAKGWVYKNTVSASEIVSLNSIFSNDFMIIDENGKYIESLDKERAFGEAHTGAIYISNSEQYYIRKLNLNTKEANAIKTNVDYYTKASASISVDIVEELAKKDYGCFSVHYGEVNVIKSYYMYETLKYGTKINMKPLDLPPLSFQTTAIWYSFKPEFFRELSSFPLVEIIEGLHGVEHAMINIFPIHILCDTKDIGGCSIANESLEECQFFIYDGFEGGIGLAEKAFKIPEKIAKTAYELVRDCKCDNVSGCPSCIYSPSCGSGNNNLNKKYSKEILEKINGIFNKMNE